Genomic DNA from Paenibacillus sp. KS-LC4:
AGCACCCTACTATCCTCCTATCGTTAGGTTTGTGTCAACTCGACGAAGGAGACTGAAAGGAATGCTGAAAATGCCTCAACAAGAGTATATCAAATTTCTACGGGAAGCAGAAGGATTTACCGTGAGCGACATCTAGACAGATGGGTATACATTGGAGAACAGCCAAGCGATATGCGGACTAGAGCGATTGGAACAAACCACTAAGCAAACGCAAGAGCAGCAGCCCGGTGATGGGACCATACATGGAGATTGTGGATACCTGGTTAGAGGAAGATCAACTCCTCCTACGTAAGCAGCGGCACACGGGTATTCGGATTTTTCAACGCCTGCAAGCAGAGCATTCCTTTACCAGTGGCCAGCGAGCCGCTCTCTCTTACGCCAAGCAACAGAAGGGCCGAATGGCGCTGGAACGTGCGAAGACGTATGAGCGACTTGAGCATCCGTCAGGCGAAGCACAAGTAGATTTCGCGACGATTCAGGTTAGCCACAAACAGCAGCTTATGACGTATAAGCTACTCGTCGTGTCCTTTCCTTGCAGCAATACAGCATTTGTCTATCCGACGCCTGCGGAGAACCAGGAATGTTTTCTCGAAGGAATGAAGCAATGCTTTCAGCAAATGGGTGGGGTTCCGCAGCGCATGTGGTTCGACAATCTGTCGGCTGTAGTCGTCCACATCGAGAAGTATGGTGAGCGTCAGCTCACAGAGGGCTTTCAACGATTTTGCGCGCATTACCGAATGGAGGCTGTATTTTGTAATCCGTACAGCGGTCATGAGAAAGGGCATGTGGAAAGCAAGTGCGGCTACGCCAAACGGAACTGGACGGTACCCATTCCGCTATACGAGGACCATGAGCCATTGGCTACGTATTTCGCCGAGCAAGCTCGACAGGACCGCGAGCGACCGCACTACGCTAAGGGTGTCCGCATCGCCGAATTATGGGAGGCCGACCGCGCACAGTGGTCGTGAACAAGTACGGCGAGATTCGGTTTGAAAGTACTACCATTCCGCTAGTAGTTCTCGTTCAACCGGGCAGCGACGTGTTGATCCAAGTCTTCTGGGACCGACTCGCAATCTTAACGAAGGAGCATGCACTTGTGCGTGAGGTACCACGTCCCTATACCGGTAAAACGGCCGAGGTGCCGTGGGCGCAGGTCTTCGCCAATCTGCTGCGAAAGCCACGCAGCGTGGGCCATTCACAGTTCATCCGTATACTACCGGAGGCGGTGCAAGTTTATGCTGGTGTTGCCGACCTTGCCCTACGTAAGGAGCGTCTGCAAGCACTAGCGCATTGGTGCGGTATCTACCCCATGGCACAGATCGCCGAAGTGTTACGGAAAGCGCCCGGTGAAGCTACGGTTGCGCAATTAACGGCAGCACTCGGACTTGTT
This window encodes:
- the istA gene encoding IS21 family transposase; this encodes MGPYMEIVDTWLEEDQLLLRKQRHTGIRIFQRLQAEHSFTSGQRAALSYAKQQKGRMALERAKTYERLEHPSGEAQVDFATIQVSHKQQLMTYKLLVVSFPCSNTAFVYPTPAENQECFLEGMKQCFQQMGGVPQRMWFDNLSAVVVHIEKYGERQLTEGFQRFCAHYRMEAVFCNPYSGHEKGHVESKCGYAKRNWTVPIPLYEDHEPLATYFAEQARQDRERPHYAKGVRIAELWEADRAQWS